The Kwoniella mangroviensis CBS 8507 chromosome 1 map unlocalized Ctg02, whole genome shotgun sequence genome window below encodes:
- a CDS encoding pyridoxal 5'-phosphate synthase, synthase subunit Pdx1, producing the protein MSSEPTIVPSSAPNGSVPVSQGGTSTPLLGSRGGPAGSGGAGGSFGVKSGLAQMLKGGVIMDVMNVEQAKIAEEAGACAVMALERIPANIRRDGGVARMSDPGMIKEIMEAVSIPVMAKVRIGHFVEAQILQSIGVDYIDESEVLTMADDQHHIGKHSFKVPFVCGCKNLGEALRRISEGAAMIRTKGEAGTGDVVEAVKHQRAVMADIRKAASMSDEELYAFAKELSAPYHLLKETARLKRLPVVSFAAGGVATPADAAMMMQLGCDGVFVGSGIFLSGDPAKRARAIVQAVTHYNNPAVLAEVSTDLGDAMVGISTSTEGENIKGGRMAGRGN; encoded by the exons ATGTCATCGGAACCCACCATCGTACCTTCCTCTGCACCCAATGGGTCTGTACCCGTCTCTCAAGGTGGTACTTCCACTCCACTATTAGGTAGTAGAGGTGGACCTGCAGGCagtggtggagcaggaggaagtTTTGGAGTCAAATCGGGTTTGGCCCAGATGTTGAAGGGAGG TGTCATTATGGATGTCATGAACGTCGAACAGGCCAAGATCgctgaagaagctggtgCTTGTGCTGTTATGGCATTGG AGAGAATCCCAGCGAACATCagaagagatggaggtgTCGcgagaatg TCCGATCCAGGAATGATAAAGGAGATCATGGAAGCCGTCTCGATCCCCGTCATGGCAAAAGTCAGAATCGGACATTTCGTAGAAGCTCAGATCTTACAATCCATCGGTGTTGATTATatcgat GAATCCGAAGTTCTCACTATGGCAGATGACCAACATCACATTGGTAAACACTCATTCAAGGTTCCTTTCGTATGTGGATGTAAGAACTTGGGTGAGGCTCTCAGAAGAATCTCCGAAGGTGCTGC CATGATCCGAACCAAGGGTGAAGCTGGTACTGGAGATGTCGTAGAAGCCGTCAAACACCAGCGTGCGGTTATGGCAGATATCAGAAAGGCAGCTTCCATGTCTGACGAGGAGCTATACGCTTTCGCTAAAGAGCTCTCGGCACCTTATCATCTGTTGAAGGAGACCGCTAGGTTGAAGAGATTACCTGTTGTTTC CTTCGCTGCGGGTGGTGTAGCTACCCCCGCTGATGCTGCTATGATGATGCAATTGGGTtgtgatggag TCTTCGTCGGTTCTGGTATCT TCTTATCTGGTGATCCCGCCAAGAGAGCCAGAGCGATCGTCCAAGCTGTTACGCACTACAACAACCCTGCTGTCTTGGCTGAAGTATCTACGGATTTAGGTGACGCTATGGTCGGAATCAGCAC ATCGACTGAGGGCGAGAACATCAAAGGTGGACGAATGGCAGGTCGAGGCAACTAA